The bacterium nucleotide sequence TTGTCGTTTGGTTACTTTCGATTAGCTTCAACAATCCGTTGAACAGCATTGATTACATCTTCAATATTCTCGTGCGTCATTGCCGGATAAAGCGGCAGTGAAAGGCAATTGCGATACCAGCTCTCCGCTTTGGGGAAATTGCCCGGCTTGAGGCCGTATTTCTTCTGATAGTGAGGATGGTGATTGATTGGAATATAGTGAACGCCTGTCCCAACGCCTTCTTTCTTAAGCGCATCGATGAACTGCGAACGGTTGATATTCAGCCGTTCCTCAGCAACCTTAATGACATAAAGCTGCCAGGCATGACGGCTTTCGCTGGGCATGTTTATATAAGGCGTTTTGATTTCAGGAACCGAAGTGAAAGCTTGTGTATAAAGGCGCGCATACTCGCTTCGTAATTGATTCATCTCTGTCAGCTTCCGAAGCTGCCAAATACCGATAGCAGCCTGCAAATCGGTCATGGTGTAATTGAAACCAAGCTCCAACGCTTCGTAATACCATGAGCCAGCAGTTGCGTCACGTAAAACGACATCACGACTGATACCGTGGAGCGTGAGCATACGCATTTTGTCGGCCAAGACCCCATCGTTGGTGACTATCATGCCGCCTTCGCCAGTGCTCATGTTGTTGGCTGAATGGAAGCTAAAGACCGTCGCATTCCCAATTGCGCCAATCTTCTTCCCACGATAGCGAGCGCCAAGAGCGTGTGAAGCATCTTCGATAACAAATAGCCCACGTCGCATGGCAATATCCATAATCGTATCCATATCGCATGGCTGCCCTGCATAGTGGATGGGGAGAATAGCTTTAGTGCGGCGTGTGACGGCTCCTTCGATTTGCGATGTGTTGATGTTCGCAGTGACTGGATCAACATCGATGAAAACAGGAGTTGCTCCCACATATTCGATGGCTTGGATGGTTCCGCAGAAAGTCATCGGAGTGGTGATGACTTCATCGCCCGGCCCGATTTCTTGGGCTGCGAGGGCAATATGCAGCCCTGCTGTTGCTGAATTCACGGCAATTGCATGAGCAGCGCCGACATATTCAGCGAATTCAGTCTCAAATCGTCTGACCTTAGGACCGGCAGCGATCCAGCCGGATTCCAAACTGTCAACGACTTCATGAATCTCTTCTTTGTCAAATTTATTGATAGAAAAAGGCAAAAAATTATTCGATTGTTTCTGACTTTTTGTCAGGATTGCTTTCATATTAGCTCCTTAAGTATCGATTGGAAGCTATAAGGAAGGTGAAATTTATCGAGTTTTCCTATTTAAATTATTGGCTTTAAACCAAGCAAAGCTCAGGGAAAGTATGAGGGAATTTTGGATTGTGCCCGGGCAGGCCCCAATCGAAGCCTGTCCAAAAACGTTCGTTCGCTTTTGCGCTCTGCATCTTACCGAGAACGATGCGAGAAGATGTTATATCACTTGAACCTGGGGACGGCCGTAACCATCGTCCTCGTTTGCATAGAGCAGCTATCACCACTCAGCGCCGGGCAATCCATAACTTGATTCTTGGCTAATGTTCCCATATTATTGAGGGGAAATATTAAGTATTTAATCAGGCCTTTTGGCTCATGAATTAATTGTTGTCATGTAAAATAATGTAGAAGATGTTAAAGTACTCTGTGTTACGTGACAACTTCCTTGGTTTGTTGATGTATTCAGTAGTAGTGAATGCATCAACATCATACTGACCAGAGAAACGAAAAGAGGGCGCATATGCCAAGATTCAGATGCCTCGGTTTCCATAGTCCTCAGGCACGGATTCAGTGAACAAGATAAAGGGGAAAGTGCGTAGGCGAGGTAATGAGCTTGTCTATACGCTGGGCGCCGAGACACTGGTCATCACGCCGTGGGGACGGGATGGGCTCCGTGTCCGCGCCGTCGCGGACGTTGACATCCACGATACCCCTTGGGCGCTAACGGAGACGGTAGAGTTCGCGCCCAATAGCAGTAGCGTAACCATCGAGATATCCGACTCCGAAGCGGTAATCAGGAACGGGAATATTTCCGCCCGTATCCAAGATATCTACACCCAACTGGGCTACCTACAGTTCTTCAGGCATACCGATGACAAGGCGACGCTTATCCTAAGTGAACAGGATTACGTTGTTAATGCCCACAACCCTGGCACCCGCATCTTTAAGCTGTGTGGCGACGGATTGTTCCACACCGAAGTGCATTTCGCCGCGCGCGACGGGGAACGATTCTACGGCATGGGGCTTAACGCAACCAACAGGGTCAATCTGAAGGGCTGCGTGCTTGATCTGTACCAGCGCCATGTTAAGCACACCATCCCGTTCCTGGTCTCCAGCGAAGGCTACGGCTTTCTCTGGAACAACCCATCACTCGGACGCGTCGAGTTGGGACAGAACATGACCCGTTGGGTTTCGTACGGATGCCGGCAAGTGGACTACTATGTCTGCGCGGGTGATTCCTACGCCGAAATCATGGAGCGCTATGCTGACGTGACCGGTCACGCGCCCGCTTTCCCCTACTGGGCGTCCGGATTCTGGCAGTGCAAGCTGCGCTACCAGACCCAGGAGGAGTTCCTCGGAGTAGCCAGAGAGTTCAAGCGCCGAGGGCTGCCTCTGGCAGTGCTTGTCATCGACTTCCAGCACTGGAAACACATTGGGGACTGGAAACTCGATCCGGCATTCTGGCCAGATCCGAAAGCGATGATCCGTGAAATGGACGAGATGGGGGTGCGGATTATGATCTCGCCTTGGACCCTGGTAGACGAACAGAGCGAGAACTTCGCCGTCATGAAGGCGCGTGGACTCTTCACAAGCTCGATCGGGGGGTCGAAGGATACGGTGGCTTTCGAGAATCCCCCGCATAAATACCAGTATGACCCCACGAATCCCGAGGCGGCCGCCTTCCTTTGGAGCAAGTGGAAGGAGAATTACTTCGACCTCGGCATCCGTACCTTCTGGCTGGATCCCTGCGACGAGTTCCACGAGATTCAGGACTACGACCAAGTCTTATTCCATATCGGGCTAGCCAGGGA carries:
- a CDS encoding DegT/DnrJ/EryC1/StrS aminotransferase family protein, whose translation is MKAILTKSQKQSNNFLPFSINKFDKEEIHEVVDSLESGWIAAGPKVRRFETEFAEYVGAAHAIAVNSATAGLHIALAAQEIGPGDEVITTPMTFCGTIQAIEYVGATPVFIDVDPVTANINTSQIEGAVTRRTKAILPIHYAGQPCDMDTIMDIAMRRGLFVIEDASHALGARYRGKKIGAIGNATVFSFHSANNMSTGEGGMIVTNDGVLADKMRMLTLHGISRDVVLRDATAGSWYYEALELGFNYTMTDLQAAIGIWQLRKLTEMNQLRSEYARLYTQAFTSVPEIKTPYINMPSESRHAWQLYVIKVAEERLNINRSQFIDALKKEGVGTGVHYIPINHHPHYQKKYGLKPGNFPKAESWYRNCLSLPLYPAMTHENIEDVINAVQRIVEANRK
- a CDS encoding TIM-barrel domain-containing protein, whose amino-acid sequence is MNKIKGKVRRRGNELVYTLGAETLVITPWGRDGLRVRAVADVDIHDTPWALTETVEFAPNSSSVTIEISDSEAVIRNGNISARIQDIYTQLGYLQFFRHTDDKATLILSEQDYVVNAHNPGTRIFKLCGDGLFHTEVHFAARDGERFYGMGLNATNRVNLKGCVLDLYQRHVKHTIPFLVSSEGYGFLWNNPSLGRVELGQNMTRWVSYGCRQVDYYVCAGDSYAEIMERYADVTGHAPAFPYWASGFWQCKLRYQTQEEFLGVAREFKRRGLPLAVLVIDFQHWKHIGDWKLDPAFWPDPKAMIREMDEMGVRIMISPWTLVDEQSENFAVMKARGLFTSSIGGSKDTVAFENPPHKYQYDPTNPEAAAFLWSKWKENYFDLGIRTFWLDPCDEFHEIQDYDQVLFHIGLAREAHAFFVVAHQKNIYDGLLSAGEKEVVTICRNSWAGSQRYGASPAAHDIMSSFEHLATYMKAGLNLAMSGIPWGASEIGGFITHDNQSDTFHELMVRWYQYGVFTPVFRTHGYRPNNEAWNIGGDT